CGGGGCAGGCTGGCAGGTGCTGAGCATGTCACAGCGCGGGTGGCGGGGGTCGGCGGGCTGTGACGACTACGGTTACAGCGGACCGGCCGATGTAGGAAGGATGCTGGCGTGGTTTGCCGCACAGCCCGGGGTTCAGGCCCCACCGGTGCTGTTGGGCTTCAGCATGGGTGGCCTGAGTGCCCTCCTCACGGCTTCGAGACCCGGCAGGCCGGCAGGCTCCGTCTCGCACGTGGTGGCCGTGAGCGCTCCGACCGATCTGCAGGCCGTCTACGAGCGGACCACCCTGCGGCTGCTCAGGCGCTGCTACGACGCCGTCCTGACTGCCGCCCAGTGGCGGGAAGGCTCGCCCGTGACCCATGTCTCGGGCTTGCAGGTGCCGGCCCTGCTGGTGGTGGGAACACAGGACCGCATCTGCATG
This window of the Deinococcus radiopugnans ATCC 19172 genome carries:
- a CDS encoding alpha/beta hydrolase family protein, translating into MTIPGLSLPPLPDAERVSLAGAVGELGGYIWRQPGQAPAALLLHGWGQDALAMAGPARLLHGAGWQVLSMSQRGWRGSAGCDDYGYSGPADVGRMLAWFAAQPGVQAPPVLLGFSMGGLSALLTASRPGRPAGSVSHVVAVSAPTDLQAVYERTTLRLLRRCYDAVLTAAQWREGSPVTHVSGLQVPALLVVGTQDRICMPEVGRQYAAAAGAPLLEHADMGHSPNDAQWHAIIREVMAWTQEPASGRSRLAPDPSTG